Part of the Pedobacter roseus genome is shown below.
TTGATTGCTCCGCTTTTTATTTACACCAAACCTCGCAGGTTTTCAAAACCTGCGAGGTTTAGATCGCCTGTACTCCTTTGTATAATTCTTGATGCTTTAACTTAAACAACACAACTGTTTTCTAATTTTATACCAAAACGAGGTTATGCTTAAAAAACTATTCTTTGCACTTGCATTATTTACTTCCGGTTTCTCCGCCTTTGGCCAAAATGCCGATTCTATTACCCTTGTGAAAGCTAAATGGCAGAGAAACAAGATTGCTAAACAGGTAATTTTATTCAGGCACCATTTTGATCAGAAAAACCTTTTCGCTGCCAATGAAAATATTTCGTATTTAGAAATAAAAAATACCGGACGTAAAGCTGTATTTGCCATTGGTGCAGAAGAAAAGGAACTAATCACTACTAGTAATTTTGGTTTAAGAGATACGGCAATTGCTGCGGTAAATGGCAATTTCTTCGATGTAAAAAACGGAGGATCTGTAGATTTTGTCCGTGTGAACGGAAAAACAATCAATGCCAACCGCTTAGATAAAAACGGAAACCGGGCCAGGCATCAGGAAGCAGCTATCGTAATGGATAAGGGGAAAATCTCAATAAAAAAATGGGATGGATCCGCTGATTGGGAAACAAAGTTGAGTGAACAAAATGTTTTGCTAAATGGTCCTTTATTAACCTTAAACAATATTGATGAAACTTTAGATACCGCTGGTTTTAATCGGTTGCGCCATCCCCGTACCTGTTTGGGCTTGAAGCCGAATGGAAGGGTAATTTTATTGACCGTTGATGGTAGAAATGAAAATTCGGCAGGGATGAGTTTGTTTGAACTGACCAAATTAATGCGCTGGTTGGGCTGTACTTCTGCTATCAATTTCGATGGCGGCGGCTCTACCACTTTATGGGTAAGTGGAATGCCTGATGGTGGCGTAATCAATTATCCAACGGACAATAAAAAATGGGATCATGAAGGGCAGCGGAAAGTGGCCAATGTTATTCTGGTAAAGAAACAAGCCAGAAGATAAAATTCCTGCAACACAACAAGCTTAAAAAAACTTATTTTAGCCGAAGATTTTTGTTGAAATGATTAAAAATACGATATACTTTTCCTTTTTTGTGCTCCTGCTCAGTGCCTGTAAAATGGGCACTAAAACCAGTGATCCAACACTTCGGGATTTTACTTTTGAACCTGTTAAAGGCATCCGTTATGTTGAAGTAAAACG
Proteins encoded:
- a CDS encoding phosphodiester glycosidase family protein, encoding MLKKLFFALALFTSGFSAFGQNADSITLVKAKWQRNKIAKQVILFRHHFDQKNLFAANENISYLEIKNTGRKAVFAIGAEEKELITTSNFGLRDTAIAAVNGNFFDVKNGGSVDFVRVNGKTINANRLDKNGNRARHQEAAIVMDKGKISIKKWDGSADWETKLSEQNVLLNGPLLTLNNIDETLDTAGFNRLRHPRTCLGLKPNGRVILLTVDGRNENSAGMSLFELTKLMRWLGCTSAINFDGGGSTTLWVSGMPDGGVINYPTDNKKWDHEGQRKVANVILVKKQARR